A genomic window from Salvia miltiorrhiza cultivar Shanhuang (shh) chromosome 5, IMPLAD_Smil_shh, whole genome shotgun sequence includes:
- the LOC130986239 gene encoding uncharacterized protein LOC130986239 → MELAVDTPEARSEPVGDKRAADELDVFKDASPPPPKRTRGLSDRRLVGDVRKVAEMVLVLAAMGKMRGGKGPSDVEKELMAEARNKLAQVCEGFAPKDVFPGDSFGVVIEDLGLNRLKEQRLGFRPPKMSIAEKLLVSKRKMEKAENFSLPSTPHSSRLHPSSGSAAESRNTAHPIRMPQSDKSSHMPISSGSFLPPSSLVHTTAVNSAPLPYQLPTSEIRPVVSSGLLPSHLNSAALPRVDRSHIRSDARPNGSAHPQQIQANYSANSNARTPTWSLQPQPAFSSKPAADNKVPVNMSLKVEGGAGVAAGLAPQTTARAVASQTLGPLSQSTSHGPPLGNSHSEVGKIVQKLLQPRVSERPTWIPPSRDYMNKALTCQICMSTVTEIDSILICDACEKGYHLKCLQTTNQKGVPRGEWHCGKCLSLSNGKPLPPKYGRVMRNVNTPKLSSNSAAITSTSSKLHGGAEEKVSQTKAMFNGNTTVENCSSGVVGNNYSHQTSGSERKESKIMQENDNAAIGAKMDDLVSSGNCPNNLLKTSCSADVSSANSDDVKAADLKVNSSTEPAIALNTSDKSEAIPKAVEASPQEQSLENQFLARDSKESHDDESSNNTDHLNDQNIVHGNLPEIVANSGATNQDNSSSLSLHAVNWIGDPVQILDEKVYYPSCCISGHLYKLMDHVLIHYDNDKLIPSKLQAMWEDKNTATKWVVVNQCYFPGDLPESVGRPCGLESSEVYESTCSRSVMAGLIEGPCEVLPPRRFAEESDRRIRSGRQISDHLPPVYLCKWIYDEAKGLFRDVSC, encoded by the exons ATGGAATTAGCGGTTGACACTCCCGAGGCGAGATCGGAACCTGTCGGTGACAAGAGGGCGGCGGACGAGCTGGATGTCTTCAAGGATgcctcgccgccgccgccgaagaGGACCAGAGGATTGAGCGACCGACGCTTGGTTGGGGATGTTCGGAAGGTAGCTGAGATGGTGTTGGTGTTGGCCGCCATGGGGAAAATGCGCGGAGGGAAGGGCCCCAGTGATGTTGAGAAGGAACTCATGGCGGAGGCGCGGAACAAGTTGGCCCAGGTTTGCGAGGGTTTTGCCCCCAAGGACGTCTTCCCAGGGGATTCTTTTGGGGTTGTCATTGAGGATTTGGGGCTTAATAGATTGAAAGAGCAGAGGCTAGGGTTTCGGCCTCCTAAAATGTCCATAGCTGAGAAGCTACTCGTTTCCAAAAGAAAG ATGGAAAAAGCAGAAAATTTCTCACTACCATCTACTCCTCATTCATCGCGTCTGCATCCAAGCTCTGGATCAGCTGCTGAAAGTCGAAACACGGCACATCCAATCCGAATGCCTCAGTCAGACAAATCAAGTCACATGCCTATATCTTCTGGAAGTTTCCTTCCCCCTTCATCTTTAGTCCATACTACAGCAGTAAATTCTGCACCATTACCATATCAGCTTCCTACTAGTGAGATAAGACCAGTAGTTTCTAGCGGATTGCTGCCTAGCCATTTGAATTCAGCAGCATTACCAAGAGTTGACCGGTCACACATCAGATCAGATGCAAGACCAAATGGTTCTGCACACCCTCAGCAAATTCAAG CTAATTACTCTGCTAACTCAAATGCGAGGACTCCAACATGGTCATTGCAACCCCAGCCTGCATTTTCTTCCAAACCGGCAGCAGATAATAAGGTGCCTGTGAATATGTCCCTTAAGGTTGAGGGAGGGGCTGGCGTAGCAGCTGGACTAGCCCCTCAAACAACAGCTAGGGCAGTTGCTTCTCAGACATTAGGACCACTATCACAAAGCACTAGCCATGGACCTCCATTGGGAAATTCACATTCTGAGGTTGGTAAGATTGTTCAGAAATTATTGCAACCACGTGTTTCTGAGCGACCCACTTGGATTCCTCCTTCTAGGGATTATATGAATAAGGCTTTGACTTGTCAAATTTGCATGTCAACGGTAACAGAGATAGATAGCATACTCATTTGTGATGCTTGTGAAAAAGGGTATCACTTAAAGTGCCTCCAAACTACTAATCAAAAGGGAGTTCCAAGAGGGGAGTGGCATTGTGGAAAATGTTTGTCTTTAAGCAATGGCAAACCTTTGCCTCCTAAATATGGCCGCGTCATGAGAAATGTGAATACACCAAAATTGTCGTCGAATTCGGCAGCTATTACATCTACCTCAAGTAAATTGCACGGTGGTGCAGAAGAGAAAGTAAGCCAGACGAAAGCAATGTTCAATGGGAATACTACTGTGGAAAACTGTTCAAGTGGCGTTGTAGGTAATAACTATAGCCACCAGACATCTGGGTCTGAGAGAAAAGAAAGTAAAATAATGCAGGAGAATGATAATGCCGCCATTGGTGCTAAGATGGATGACCTAGTATCTTCTGGGAATTGCCCAAACAATTTGTTGAAAACCTCCTGTTCTGCTGATGTTTCATCTGCAAACTCAGATGACGTGAAAGCTGCTGACCTGAAGGTAAATTCTTCTACTGAACCAGCGATAGCTCTTAACACATCTGATAAGTCAGAGGCAATTCCCAAGGCTGTAGAAGCAAGTCCGCAGGAGCAATCTCTGGAAAATCAGTTCCTGGCGAGGGATTCAAAAGAATCTCATGATGATGAATCTTCAAACAACACAGATCACCTGAATGATCAAAACATCGTGCATGGTAATCTTCCAGAAATTGTTGCAAATTCTGGGGCAACGAACCAGGATAACTCTTCATCACTCAGCTTGCATGCTGTCAACTGGATTGGTGACCCTGTCCAGATTTTGGATGAAAAAGTTTATTATCCATCTTGCTGCATCAGTGGACATCTATATAAACTGATGGATCATGTTCTTATTCACTATGACAATGACAAACTTATACCTTCGAAGCTACAG GCTATGTGGGAGGATAAAAATACTGCAACAAAGTGGGTAGTGGTGAATCAATGTTACTTTCCTGGTGATTTGCCTGAGTCTGTTGGCCGTCCATGTGGCCTTGAAAGCAGTGAG GTATATGAGTCAACATGTAGTAGATCGGTGATGGCCGGCTTAATAGAAGGCCCTTGTGAAGTCCTCCCTCCAAGAAGATTTGCTGAAGAAAGTGATCGGAGAATTCGTTCTGGGCGACAGATTAGTGATCATTTGCCTCCGGTTTATCTGTGCAA ATGGATTTATGATGAAGCAAAAGGACTATTCCGGGATGTTTCCTGTTAA